GTTGAATTATACAAAAGTATTGAAGAAAAACAAGAGATTGTAAAACAAGAGAAAAAAGACGTTAAAGAAGCTAAAAGTGTTAAGTATGTAAAAAGAGATGCAGTTAAAAAGATTATTGCTGCATGGGTTATTACTGTACCTGCTGCTGCTATTCTATCAGCTGCAGTATTCTTTATGATAAAAGGAATTATGGCTTAAGTAGAATTATCTACTTAAAGCCTAAGATCTTACTTTTTATTCTATTTGAAAGATTTTATAACTTTATGTTAAAATCACGAAAAAAATAGGAATTACTCTATCGAAGCTATCTTATCTGTTTTACCAGTTTATTTTTTTATTGTTTTAGGTTTTATGGCTAAGAAAGTTTTTAGTGATGAGATTAATGAAAGAACATTAGTTCTTTTATCTCTTTACTTTTTCCAACCTATTTTAATCTTTTGGGGACTAACAAAAGCTCCTATTGATTATGCATTTATAGCTTCTCCTTTAGTATATTTAGCAATTGTTTTAATTTCACTACTAATTTTATTAATAGTAAATAAAAAGATATTTAAACAAAGACAAGATCAATCTATTTATTTAGCAACTTCACTTGTAGGAAATACTGGTAATTTAGGTATTCCTTTAGGAATTGCACTATTTGGAATGGCTTCTGTTCCTTACACAAGTATTATAAATATTGCAAATATATTATTTATATATATATTCTCAGTTTATTTCTTTGCAAGAGAGCAATTTTCACTAAAAGAAGCAATTTTCTCAATTTCAAAAATACCTGGTATTTGGTTTGCAATATTAGCATTACTTGTAAATTATAATGGTATTGGAATTGATAAAAATATTTATACTGCTTTAGAAATGGGTGCTTATGCTTCTATGGTAATTCAATTATTAATTTTTGGTATGTATTTATCTAAAATCAAAATCAAATCTATGCCTTGGTATTCATCTTTACATATTAGTTTTATCAAACATATATTTTTACCATTATTTGGAATATTTATCATTTTATACTTTACCAATTTAAACGCTTATGTGGCTTCAATTTTAATTATGGAGCTTATGGTACCACTTGCTGTTAATAATGTGAATTTAGCAGCTTTATACAACTGTAAACCATATGATGTAACAGCTTCGATTTTGATTTCATCTGTAATTTTTGTTTTTCTTTTATATCCTTATATTCAAATTATTGAATATTTTATTAAATAGGACTTTGTATGTGTGGAATTTTAGGTAGTAATTTTTTATCAAATGATTTTGAACAAGCTTTACAAATACAAAATAATAGAGGTCCTGATTATCAAAAAAGTGTGAAAATAAATAATATGCAATTTGGTCATAATAGATTAGCAATTATTGATTTAAATGAAGAAGCAAATCAACCTATGGTTTTTGATGATGTTTTGATTGTTTTTAATGGAGAAATTTATAACTATAAGCAGTTAATTATTGATGAAAATTTAGAGTGTAAAACTGCTTCTGATACAGAAGTAATTATTAGACTTTATCAGAAATATGAGCATGATTTTTTGAATAAATTAAATGGAATGTTTTCTTTTTGCCTTTACGATATGAAAAAAGAAAAGTATTTTTGTGCAAGAGATAGATATGGTAAAAAACCATTTTTTTACTATTTTAAAGATAACAAATTTATTTTTGCTTCTTCAATAAAATCAGTTTTAAAGCTATTAGATAAGAAACCTAATTTAAATAAAGTTGCTGTCAATAAATATTTACAATATTTTGTCTCATATGGTGAGGATACTTTTTATCAAAATATTTTAAAACTTGAAGCTTCTACTTATTTAATTTACGAACCAAAAAAATCAAAAGAGCTTATAAAAAAAAGATATTATAAGATTAATACCTATAAAAAAATAAAAGATGAAAATACAGCATTAAAAGATATTGAAGAACTTTTAATATCTAGTGTTGAAACAAGACTAGTAGGTGATGTTGAAGTTGCATCATTATTAAGTGGTGGAATTGATAGTTCACTAATATCAGCACTTTATACAAAAA
This sequence is a window from Poseidonibacter parvus. Protein-coding genes within it:
- a CDS encoding AEC family transporter — protein: MLSVLPVYFFIVLGFMAKKVFSDEINERTLVLLSLYFFQPILIFWGLTKAPIDYAFIASPLVYLAIVLISLLILLIVNKKIFKQRQDQSIYLATSLVGNTGNLGIPLGIALFGMASVPYTSIINIANILFIYIFSVYFFAREQFSLKEAIFSISKIPGIWFAILALLVNYNGIGIDKNIYTALEMGAYASMVIQLLIFGMYLSKIKIKSMPWYSSLHISFIKHIFLPLFGIFIILYFTNLNAYVASILIMELMVPLAVNNVNLAALYNCKPYDVTASILISSVIFVFLLYPYIQIIEYFIK